CGCTTTGGAGACACCGCTCAGCCGCGCCAGCTCGGCGCTGTTGTAGCTAATCAGATCGTCAAAGTGATCGAAGATGAAATCCGCGACGCGCTGTTCCTGCGGTGAAAGTTCGCCATAGCGATCCCGTAATCGTTCATCTATTTGCATCATCGTCTCTCACCCATTGCACTTACTGTAACGTTTGTTTCATGTCGCAGAACATAGCACAGGATTGTCGGGATGATACAGATTCTCCCTCCGGGCACGCATACCGACTTTTCATCACCCGAAAAACTGGAACGCCGTTTGCTTATAGCTAGGGTTAATGGAGCAATTCACACTTACCCTACATACAAAAGGAATCCTGAAATGATGCAAAGCAATACCGCCCCGCTGGGCATGGCGGTGGCACCTCATCATTTAGCCAGTGCCAGCGCGTTGGCGGTTCTGCGTGAAGGCGGAAACGCCATTGAAGCCATGGTCGCAGCGGCGGCAACCATTGCGGTAGTGTACCCGCATATGAACGGCATCGGCGGAGACGGTTTCTGGCTGATTGTTCCACCACACGGCGAACCGATCGCCATTGATGCCAGCGGTGCCGCCGGGTCGCTGGCCTGCCGTGAATACTATCAGGGCGAAAGCCGCATTCCGCATCGTGGACCTAAAGCGGCACTGACCGTCGCGGGCACCGTCGGCGGCTGGCAGGAAGCGCTGGCCTACTCACAAGAACTCACCTATTCACAAGAAATGGACAGTTCCCCGATTCCGCTCGCCCGCCTGTTATCTGACGCCATTCGCTACGCGGCTGACGGTATTCCCGTCACCCAATCACAGGAAGATGCACTCACCCAGCGCTATCACGAACTGAGTGATTTCCCAGCCTTTAGCCAGATTTTTATGCCGCAGGGGAATGTCCCACGCGCGGGCAGCCGTTTCACACAGCCAGATTTAGCCGATACCCTGACGACACTCAGCATTGAAGGACTGGACAGTTTTTATCGCGGCTCCGTCGCTGCCCGACTATCGAAACAGATGGCGCTGATCGGTATGCCGCTGACGGCTGACGATCTGGCGAATTACCGCGCCAAACGGACAGCGCCGCTGGTGCTGAAGCACAGTAAAGGTGACATCTATAACCTCGCGCCGCCGACGCAAGGTCTGGTGTCGCTCGCCATTCTCGGCCTGACCGACCATTTAGCAATGGAAGATTTGAACGATAGCCAGACGATCCACCGCATTGTCGAGTCAACCAAGCTGGCGTTTGGTTTGCGCGACCGTTTCATTACCGATCCCAAAATGATGACGCAGGACGTTCAAACGCTGCTGGACAACGATGCGATCGGTGCACTCGCGCGGCAGATCGATACCCGCAACGCCGCCCCGTGGGGCGAAGGTAAAGGCCCAGGGGACACCGTCTGGATGGGCGTATGTGATAGCAGCGGCCTGTGCGTCTCTTTCATTCAAAGTATTTACCACGAGTTCGGCAGCGGCGTTGTCTTGCCGGGAACCGGCGTGCTCTGGCAGAACCGCGGCGCCTCGTTCAGCCTCGATCCGGCGCACCTGTTGGCGTTAGAACCGGGTAAACAGCCTTTTCATACGTTAAACCCTGCCGCCGCACGCCTGTCCGATGGCCGGACGATGGTCTACGGTTCGATGGGCGGAGACGGACAGCCACAGACGCAGGCGGCCATCTTTATCCGCCACGTCCAGCAGGGTCTACCGCTGCAGCAGGCGATTACCGCCCCGCGCTGGCTGCTGGGTCGAACCTGGGGACAAACCTCCGATACGTTGAAGCTCGAGGATCGTTTTAAACCCGCCACCATCGATGCCCTGCGCCAGCTTGGTCACGATGTCGAGCTGCTGGGCAGCTTTAGTGAAACGGTCGGCCACGCTGGCGCCATCGTGCGCCACACCAATGGCATGCTGGAAGGGGCTTTCGATCCACGCAGCAACGGCAGTGCGGCAGGCTTTTAATCATCAATTAACCGGGAGAACACCTCATGACGACAACCGCTATCCATAGCGACACGTTAGCCGCTTACCTTCAGCAGATGGAAGCGCTACTGGCGCTGCAACTGAGTCAGGAACGACGTCAGGAGCTGTTAGTGCAGTTCAGCCGCATCCACGCCATGGCGCAGCCACTGATGGCTTTTCCGCTTGATGAGCATCAGGAGATCGCCGGGGTCTATACGCTAGGAGCTTATACGCTATGAGTTTATACGCGAGAAGCGCGCCCTCATCGTTATCGATCCGACAGATTCAACAAGGTTTGCAGGCTGGCACGTTCTCCGCGAAGGAGCTTGCACAACAGACGCTGGACGCCATTGAGCAGGCTAACCCCACCATTAATGCCTATACCCATGTCACCGGCGAACGCATGCTGGCAGAGGCTGAACATCTGGATGCTAGCCGTCAACGCGGAGAAAGTTTGCCAGCGCTGGCCGGTGTACCTTACGCCGTAAAGAATCTGTTTGACGTCAGCGGTGAAACCACGCTAGCAGGTGCCGAACTTCTCAGCCAGCGCCCGCCCGCGACACAAGATGCCTTTGCCATCCGCCAGCTTGCCAGCCGGGGCGCGCTGCTGTCCGGCATGTTGAATATGGATGCCTACGCCTATGGCTTTACCACCGAAAACAGTCATTACGGCGCTACGCATAACCCGCTTGATACACAGCGCATCGCTGGCGGCTCGTCTGGCGGATCGGCGGCGGCGGTAGCGGCGGGACTGGTTAATTTCACGCTGGGTAGCGACACCAACGGTTCAATCCGTGTGCCGTCGTCGCTATGCGGTATTTTCGGACTGAAGCCAACATTTGGCCGTTTATCGCGTCACGGTAGCCACCCGTTTGTCGCCAGCCTCGACCACATCGGCCCCTTGGCGCGCCGTACAGACGATCTGGCGTTAGTGTTTGATGCACTACAAGGCCGCGATGAGAAAGACCGTTTTCAGGCCGAACGAGAAACGCAGCAGACGGCCACACAGTTAGAAGCGGGCAGCGACGGATTGCGCTACGCGGTACTGGATGGCTATTTCTCCACATGGGCCAACGAGGAGGCCAACGCCGCCGTTCGTCAGATCGCACAGGCGCTGGGCGCACAGAACAGCCTGACGCTCACCGATGCCGCACTGGCACGCAGCGCCGCCTTTATTCTGTCGGCCAGCGAAGGAGGAAATCAGTATCTACCCGCCTTACGCACACAGCCTGAACGCTTCGAGCCACTGTCACGCGAGCGGCTGCTGGCTGGTGCGATGATCCCCGCCGCCTGGTATGTGCAGGCTCAGCGCTTCCGTCACGCTTTTCGTCAACAGGCGCTGGCATTGTTTGAACACACCGACCTGCTGATCGCCCCCGCGACACCCTGCTCCGCCACACTCATCGGGCAGGACACCATGCGCATTAATGATACCGACCTGCCCGTCCGCGCCAATATGGGCATGTTGACACAGCCGATCTCTTTCGTCGGTCTGCCTGTCGTGACGGTGCCGGTGGCGACCGCAAACGGTCTGCCAATCGGCGTGCAGATTATTGCCGCACCGTGGCGTGAGGATCTGTGTTTGCGGACGGCGTGGGCGCTTGAGCAGCAGGGCATCACCTATACAGTAGAGGAAAGAAAATATGTTACCTGAGGATATTAACCAGCCGGATGTGCTGGTCGACGTGACAGAAGCGTTCTATCGCTACGAAAAAGCCTTAACCGGTAATGACATTGCGATACTGGATGAACTGTTCTGGCACGATGAAAAAACGGTGCGCTATGGCGCGGGAGAAAACCTGTACGGGATTGAGGAAATTCGCGCCTTTCGCCTCGCTCGCCCCTCTGCCGGTCTGGATAGAACGCTGCGTAATACCGTTATCACGACCTACGGACATGATATGGCTGTCGCCAGCACGGAATTCACCCGCGCAGGCAGCACGAAGATTGGTCGCCAAATGCAAACCTGGGTAAAAATGCCGGAAGGCTGGCGCATTGTCGCCGCCCACGTCAGCCTGATGAGCGAGTGATGGAGGGGGATTTCCCCCTCCTGTTACTGAGTAGATACTTCAAGGCTGACGGTGATAGACCGCTTCAATATTGTATCCATCGGGATCGTGCACGAATGCGGCGTAATAATTCTGATGATAATTCGGACGTAATCCCGGCGGCCCATTATCTCTGCCTCCCGCCGCTATCGCGGCAGAAAAAAACGCTTCCACCCGCTCTCGCGAGGCGGCGCTGAACGCAAAATGCACTGCCGGGCAGGGCTCGCCCTTTGACTGGTAAATCCAGAATTCACCACCGGGATCGCTTGATTGACCATACCCTTCCGTTACCGCAAAACTGACGGCGAATGACATATCCTTAATCAGGCAATAACCCAACGGCTTGAGTGCCGCTTCATAGAAGTGCCGGCTGCGGGCAATATCCCTCACCGGGATGCTCAGGTGATCTAACACGTTAACCTCTTTCGATAGTCATTATGAATGAAGTCGTGATGGATGATAACCAGCCACTATAACCATAATTTTCACATGGATAACATGATCGCGATCGGCAAAATAGAAAGGCGCGATAGCTGGCAAAACAGCTTATCAAATCCGCATTACTACCCTGCTTTTATTTCCCCTGTATTTCCTCTGAATATGACAAATATATTATTCAGAACACTCTCATTTATTGGTGAGAATTAACACTATCATTTCACCCATTATATCTTTGCTATACTGTATAAAATACCGACAGTTATCATAAGTAAAAAATCTATTTATGTCGGCCTATTTGGGTGCCTACAAGCCAAAAAAAGTGATTTATTCACCCTATTATTCGATTAGTGGAATTCACTATAAATCGCGGTTTATCCATAATCAGAAAAGGTTATATCCCCCGCGAATACGTCACGTAAAAGTTAACAGGTAACGTACTGTTATAAAAATAATTACCTTCAAAACAGAAATCATAAAGATCGCGTAAATCATGAGGATAACACAGCATCAATAGCACTTCAGATATCGCTAGAATTAGCCCAGCCAGAACCCCTACCGAGGCAATAAAGGGTTGTCTCAGAATCTGAGTATGGTAGGGTAGATTATGTTTAATCATTATCAGGGCTACGTTATAGAATTATAAACGACACAGGAAAACAATAATTTCATGGCAATTAAACTTGAAGTAAAGAATCTTTATAAGATATTTGGCGAGCACCCAGACAGAGCATTTAAACTGATTGATAAAGGCCTGAGCAAGGATCAGGTATTTGAAAAAACAGGGCTTACTGTCGGGGTAAAAGATGCCAGTCTGGCCATTGAAGAAGGCGAGATATTTGTCATCATGGGATTATCCGGTTCCGGCAAATCCACCATGGTACGCCTTCTCAATCGTCTGATAGAACCCACTCGGGGTCAGGTGCTGATCGACGGTGAGGATATCGCTAAAATATCCGATACCGCGCTGCGCGACGTGCGCCGCAAGAAGATCAGTATGGTGTTCCAGTCCTTTGCGCTAATGCCGCACCTGAATATTCTCAGCAACACCGCGTTTGGTATGGAGCTCGCTGGCGTGCCGAAAGCAGAGCGTGAGCAAAAAGCACTGGATGCCTTACAGCAGGTCGGTCTTGAAGCCTACGCCGCGTCTTACCCGGATGAGTTATCAGGCGGGATGCGCCAGCGTGTCGGCCTGGCTCGCGCATTAGCGAACGAC
The genomic region above belongs to Pectobacterium colocasium and contains:
- the hpxX gene encoding oxalurate catabolism protein HpxX, encoding MTTTAIHSDTLAAYLQQMEALLALQLSQERRQELLVQFSRIHAMAQPLMAFPLDEHQEIAGVYTLGAYTL
- a CDS encoding AtzE family amidohydrolase produces the protein MSLYARSAPSSLSIRQIQQGLQAGTFSAKELAQQTLDAIEQANPTINAYTHVTGERMLAEAEHLDASRQRGESLPALAGVPYAVKNLFDVSGETTLAGAELLSQRPPATQDAFAIRQLASRGALLSGMLNMDAYAYGFTTENSHYGATHNPLDTQRIAGGSSGGSAAAVAAGLVNFTLGSDTNGSIRVPSSLCGIFGLKPTFGRLSRHGSHPFVASLDHIGPLARRTDDLALVFDALQGRDEKDRFQAERETQQTATQLEAGSDGLRYAVLDGYFSTWANEEANAAVRQIAQALGAQNSLTLTDAALARSAAFILSASEGGNQYLPALRTQPERFEPLSRERLLAGAMIPAAWYVQAQRFRHAFRQQALALFEHTDLLIAPATPCSATLIGQDTMRINDTDLPVRANMGMLTQPISFVGLPVVTVPVATANGLPIGVQIIAAPWREDLCLRTAWALEQQGITYTVEERKYVT
- a CDS encoding gamma-glutamyltransferase family protein; the protein is MMQSNTAPLGMAVAPHHLASASALAVLREGGNAIEAMVAAAATIAVVYPHMNGIGGDGFWLIVPPHGEPIAIDASGAAGSLACREYYQGESRIPHRGPKAALTVAGTVGGWQEALAYSQELTYSQEMDSSPIPLARLLSDAIRYAADGIPVTQSQEDALTQRYHELSDFPAFSQIFMPQGNVPRAGSRFTQPDLADTLTTLSIEGLDSFYRGSVAARLSKQMALIGMPLTADDLANYRAKRTAPLVLKHSKGDIYNLAPPTQGLVSLAILGLTDHLAMEDLNDSQTIHRIVESTKLAFGLRDRFITDPKMMTQDVQTLLDNDAIGALARQIDTRNAAPWGEGKGPGDTVWMGVCDSSGLCVSFIQSIYHEFGSGVVLPGTGVLWQNRGASFSLDPAHLLALEPGKQPFHTLNPAAARLSDGRTMVYGSMGGDGQPQTQAAIFIRHVQQGLPLQQAITAPRWLLGRTWGQTSDTLKLEDRFKPATIDALRQLGHDVELLGSFSETVGHAGAIVRHTNGMLEGAFDPRSNGSAAGF
- a CDS encoding VOC family protein, coding for MLDHLSIPVRDIARSRHFYEAALKPLGYCLIKDMSFAVSFAVTEGYGQSSDPGGEFWIYQSKGEPCPAVHFAFSAASRERVEAFFSAAIAAGGRDNGPPGLRPNYHQNYYAAFVHDPDGYNIEAVYHRQP
- the hpxZ gene encoding oxalurate catabolism protein HpxZ — its product is MLPEDINQPDVLVDVTEAFYRYEKALTGNDIAILDELFWHDEKTVRYGAGENLYGIEEIRAFRLARPSAGLDRTLRNTVITTYGHDMAVASTEFTRAGSTKIGRQMQTWVKMPEGWRIVAAHVSLMSE